Proteins encoded within one genomic window of Prosthecochloris marina:
- a CDS encoding radical SAM/SPASM domain-containing protein, with protein MVADAVLQQADTRGGHAEVLVATTWQCNLRCSYCFVENRTAPAAAQQPMSSLLAQQTVDALHDGFSDVEQVSIHLYGGEPLTNLSALNAMVRRAATYPSGRFSFAITTNGTLCSSEAVELLHEGRFQVILSIDGPARIHDAVRRTATNTPTHNKVMEFLRTLRRDTCCSVRGSSVVRSGWSLSEASAYLRTLPVDTIKAQAVRSSANAAHTLSETEFRAYLNDLDKIGDQVIEDIASGTMPLDDRFSARVLQLLAGIERESFCGAGHTMLGVNPDGTIVPCVLMGKNAPVLGHVQDDPSTWRRNGLEWCNTAALPATCEECSARSLCKGGCPAVMAVCAESECEITRKNCDIALRIFRHFRNDPLKLLILAGIS; from the coding sequence ATGGTGGCGGATGCGGTATTGCAGCAGGCTGATACCAGAGGTGGACATGCAGAGGTTCTGGTAGCAACGACATGGCAGTGTAACTTGCGTTGTTCCTATTGTTTTGTTGAAAACAGGACAGCACCTGCTGCCGCCCAACAGCCAATGTCTTCCCTTCTTGCTCAGCAAACGGTGGATGCGTTGCACGACGGATTCTCCGATGTGGAACAAGTTAGCATCCATCTTTATGGCGGTGAACCTCTGACAAATCTTTCGGCATTGAATGCGATGGTCCGTCGTGCAGCCACCTACCCTTCAGGTCGCTTCAGCTTTGCGATCACAACCAATGGAACCCTTTGCTCCTCTGAAGCAGTTGAACTGCTGCACGAAGGCAGGTTTCAGGTGATCCTCAGCATTGACGGCCCTGCAAGAATTCACGATGCTGTACGCCGGACCGCCACGAATACCCCGACGCACAACAAAGTCATGGAGTTTCTCAGAACCCTTCGTCGAGACACCTGCTGTTCGGTAAGAGGATCATCTGTCGTAAGATCCGGCTGGAGTCTTTCCGAAGCATCTGCATATCTGAGAACTCTTCCGGTCGACACCATCAAAGCACAGGCTGTACGGTCTTCGGCAAATGCCGCCCATACGCTTTCTGAAACTGAATTCCGAGCCTATCTGAACGATCTCGACAAGATCGGCGACCAGGTCATCGAAGATATTGCATCGGGCACCATGCCCCTTGACGACCGGTTTTCCGCAAGAGTGTTGCAGCTTCTTGCCGGTATCGAACGAGAATCATTTTGCGGTGCGGGTCACACCATGCTTGGCGTCAACCCTGACGGAACAATTGTTCCCTGTGTTTTGATGGGAAAGAATGCCCCGGTTCTCGGTCATGTCCAGGATGATCCGTCAACATGGCGACGCAATGGTCTGGAGTGGTGCAACACAGCAGCCCTGCCCGCAACATGCGAGGAGTGCAGCGCACGGTCCCTTTGCAAAGGGGGATGTCCTGCCGTCATGGCGGTATGTGCCGAAAGCGAGTGTGAAATAACACGTAAAAACTGCGATATCGCCCTGCGGATTTTCCGGCACTTTCGAAATGACCCGTTAAAACTGCTCATACTTGCAGGCATATCATGA
- a CDS encoding cation:proton antiporter, protein MNPAEFLLTLGAILLAGLAIDLLGKKTFLPRVTLLLIFGMIIGREMLDVIPDFLTERFELISNMALLMIGFLLGGKLTKDTLKKSGKTIVIVSIFAAVVTTLIVTAGLLVAGTALAIAIIIGCIASATAPAATADTVLSSGKETPFTRVLISIVALDDAWALILFSTGIAIVSAITTGNSAEMPLIIAAKDIGGAILLGLLLGFPASLLTGRIKPGQPMLTEALGLVFLCGGLALHFGVSFLIASMVMGAVIANFASHHEYPFDAIEGIEWPFIVVFFILAGASLEFNSLQHIGLIGSIYIVTRIAGKIIGSALGGFLAKADAKEKKWLGIALLPQAGAAMGMALAAANHFPEYRQTILSITISTTVFFELIGPLFTRIAVRKASD, encoded by the coding sequence ATGAATCCTGCAGAATTCCTTCTTACCCTTGGAGCGATCCTTTTAGCAGGACTTGCGATAGATCTTCTGGGAAAAAAGACTTTTCTGCCCAGGGTAACCCTCTTGCTTATTTTCGGGATGATTATTGGCCGTGAAATGCTCGACGTCATACCGGATTTTTTAACGGAGCGGTTCGAACTGATATCGAACATGGCACTCCTGATGATCGGCTTTCTTCTCGGCGGAAAACTCACGAAGGATACGCTTAAAAAATCCGGAAAAACGATAGTTATCGTTTCGATTTTCGCAGCGGTCGTAACCACACTCATAGTAACGGCAGGTTTGCTGGTTGCCGGAACAGCCCTTGCAATTGCCATTATAATCGGTTGTATTGCGTCAGCTACCGCCCCGGCCGCAACGGCAGACACTGTTTTGTCATCCGGCAAGGAAACTCCGTTTACCCGGGTTCTGATTTCAATTGTAGCCCTTGACGACGCCTGGGCTCTGATACTTTTCAGCACAGGAATCGCCATAGTTAGCGCGATAACAACCGGAAATTCAGCTGAAATGCCACTGATTATTGCCGCAAAGGATATTGGTGGAGCAATCCTGCTCGGCCTGCTCCTCGGCTTTCCCGCCTCGTTGTTGACAGGAAGGATAAAACCAGGCCAGCCAATGCTGACAGAGGCTCTTGGCCTTGTCTTTCTTTGTGGTGGTCTTGCCCTGCATTTCGGTGTGTCGTTTCTGATAGCATCGATGGTTATGGGGGCAGTCATCGCCAATTTCGCATCACATCATGAATATCCGTTCGATGCAATCGAAGGTATTGAATGGCCGTTCATCGTTGTATTCTTCATTTTGGCAGGGGCTTCGCTTGAATTCAATTCACTGCAGCACATCGGGCTTATAGGCAGCATATATATTGTGACCAGAATAGCGGGTAAAATAATCGGCTCGGCTCTCGGCGGCTTCCTCGCAAAAGCAGATGCGAAAGAAAAAAAATGGCTGGGCATAGCACTTCTCCCGCAGGCAGGAGCGGCAATGGGCATGGCTCTCGCGGCAGCAAATCACTTTCCCGAATATCGCCAGACCATCCTCTCCATCACCATCAGCACAACCGTTTTTTTCGAACTTATCGGGCCACTCTTTACACGTATCGCCGTCAGGAAAGCGAGCGATTAA
- a CDS encoding YbhB/YbcL family Raf kinase inhibitor-like protein: protein MWWRIAFSIGVFIALCVGMGSFFSESVFAENSFSGAGAGDDFSMTSPEFGHNEKIPSMFTCDGGNVSPPLAFHAIPEDAKCLALIMDDPDAPLGTWDHWLLVMPVGQGIVENGMPANAVLGKNSWGRSEYGGPCPPDGTHRYVFRLFALDAVPDVKRGFSKAELLRAMEGHVLDEALLIGLYR from the coding sequence ATGTGGTGGAGAATAGCCTTTTCTATAGGGGTTTTCATTGCGCTTTGTGTTGGAATGGGGTCTTTTTTCTCTGAGTCGGTTTTTGCAGAAAACTCTTTTTCGGGGGCTGGTGCAGGCGATGATTTTAGTATGACATCTCCTGAATTCGGTCATAATGAGAAAATACCTTCGATGTTCACCTGTGACGGGGGGAATGTTAGTCCTCCTTTGGCTTTTCATGCGATTCCCGAGGATGCAAAATGCCTTGCTCTGATTATGGATGATCCCGATGCCCCCCTGGGCACATGGGATCACTGGCTGCTTGTGATGCCTGTAGGCCAGGGGATTGTGGAAAACGGGATGCCTGCAAATGCTGTTTTGGGGAAAAACAGTTGGGGGCGGTCTGAGTACGGCGGTCCTTGTCCTCCTGACGGAACACACCGATATGTGTTCAGACTTTTCGCGCTTGATGCGGTGCCTGATGTAAAACGAGGTTTCTCCAAAGCTGAACTCCTGCGTGCAATGGAAGGGCATGTGCTCGATGAAGCGTTACTGATTGGTCTATACAGGTAG
- a CDS encoding rubrerythrin family protein, with the protein MPTTQENLKNAFAGESLAFQKYSAFAKKAEKDGFKNVAKLFRTTAEAERIHAEGHLGASDGIESTADNLKTAIAGETYEHNEMYPPMYEQAVAEGHKAKRMFGYAVEAEKVHAALYRKALEAVNNGEDLGETEIWLCPICGHIELGTPPENCPICSAKASVYVQIA; encoded by the coding sequence ATGCCGACAACACAGGAGAATTTGAAAAACGCATTTGCAGGGGAGAGCCTGGCGTTCCAGAAATATTCGGCTTTCGCGAAAAAAGCTGAAAAAGATGGATTCAAAAATGTTGCAAAGCTGTTCAGAACAACGGCTGAAGCAGAGCGTATTCACGCTGAGGGGCATTTGGGAGCATCAGATGGTATTGAATCGACGGCTGATAATCTCAAAACAGCTATAGCGGGTGAAACCTACGAGCACAATGAGATGTATCCGCCAATGTACGAGCAGGCTGTTGCCGAGGGGCACAAAGCCAAACGCATGTTCGGTTATGCAGTTGAGGCCGAAAAAGTCCATGCAGCTTTGTACAGGAAAGCTCTTGAAGCTGTGAACAATGGAGAAGATCTTGGCGAAACTGAAATCTGGCTTTGTCCGATCTGCGGCCATATCGAGCTGGGAACACCTCCTGAAAACTGTCCTATCTGTAGTGCCAAAGCATCAGTGTATGTTCAGATAGCCTGA
- a CDS encoding ferric reductase-like transmembrane domain-containing protein produces MRQQQRHLESKIYFPVIIGFPLAIWAIALFFYSGPLILSFEEVPVQRVLGEVTASLVLTLLGFNLLMTTRARWIEKIVGGLDKMYLIHRQSALLALVLLFLHVVVSPRYPEINPGKPLGVLTLLLIFTGIAVSAIPFLKRHLPYHKWLTIHRFMGAFFLLGVFHALLVPTLFSKLPLVRSYILGIAFLGTGSWVYRALLYRWIRPHRSYRVTDVKRLGNAVLALEMAPTGAPLLSLPGQFAFFKFPGIDPGESHPFTIASAPDQNRLRIAIKNLGDFTRSLQKQIKVGCTVKVEGPFGVFTQNRSSAKHQIWIAGGIGVTPFLAMANNFDNSEMNVTLYWSVCRKEDAFFDNELQDLAEHNAGLSYKLWVSDENGPLTAEKMPETRNPEKIDVFICGPETLRRSMKAQLLAAGIPKRNIHSEEFSFR; encoded by the coding sequence ATGCGTCAACAACAAAGACATCTGGAAAGCAAGATATACTTTCCAGTCATCATTGGTTTTCCTTTGGCTATATGGGCTATTGCCCTGTTTTTTTATTCCGGCCCACTAATCCTGAGTTTCGAAGAAGTTCCTGTTCAGCGGGTCCTTGGAGAAGTAACAGCATCACTGGTTCTAACCCTTCTTGGTTTCAATCTCCTGATGACCACACGAGCACGCTGGATAGAAAAGATCGTAGGCGGTCTCGACAAAATGTATCTTATTCACCGCCAAAGCGCACTGCTTGCCTTGGTGCTGCTCTTTCTGCATGTTGTAGTTTCCCCCCGGTATCCTGAAATCAATCCCGGGAAACCGTTAGGAGTCCTTACCCTCTTGCTGATATTCACTGGCATAGCGGTCTCTGCTATCCCTTTTCTAAAACGGCACCTTCCTTATCACAAATGGTTGACGATACACCGTTTCATGGGGGCGTTTTTCCTTCTCGGGGTCTTCCATGCACTTCTGGTTCCGACACTGTTCAGCAAGCTCCCGCTCGTGCGAAGCTATATTCTCGGAATAGCTTTCTTGGGTACTGGATCCTGGGTCTATCGTGCCCTTCTTTACCGATGGATCCGTCCACACCGCTCTTATAGAGTGACAGACGTAAAGCGCTTGGGCAACGCAGTGCTTGCTCTCGAAATGGCTCCAACAGGAGCACCGTTATTATCGCTACCCGGACAGTTCGCGTTTTTCAAGTTTCCGGGCATCGATCCCGGTGAATCTCACCCTTTCACCATAGCAAGCGCTCCGGACCAGAACCGCCTGCGCATTGCGATCAAAAATCTAGGCGATTTCACCAGGTCTCTTCAAAAACAGATCAAGGTCGGCTGCACGGTAAAAGTCGAGGGTCCTTTCGGGGTTTTCACGCAAAACAGAAGTTCTGCAAAACACCAGATATGGATTGCCGGAGGAATTGGCGTTACTCCCTTTCTCGCCATGGCAAATAACTTTGACAATTCAGAAATGAATGTAACGCTGTACTGGTCTGTATGTAGAAAAGAAGATGCTTTCTTCGACAATGAATTACAGGATCTGGCTGAACACAATGCCGGTCTCAGTTACAAGCTCTGGGTATCGGATGAAAATGGCCCCCTGACGGCAGAAAAAATGCCGGAAACAAGGAATCCCGAAAAAATTGACGTGTTCATTTGTGGCCCGGAAACATTACGCAGGTCGATGAAAGCCCAACTTCTGGCAGCCGGAATTCCTAAACGGAACATTCATAGTGAAGAATTCTCATTTCGGTAA
- a CDS encoding MIP/aquaporin family protein translates to MFSSRKNTCIAETIGTFALVFAGCGAIIVNDLFGAQLGHTGISMVFGLTVMAMIYSIGNISGAHINPAVTLGFYFAGRIQKQEILPYITCQFIGALLAAGLLKLLFSSHESLGATLPSGGLINAFVLEVVLSFFLMFVILNVSTGHMEKGIMAGVAIGGTVAFEALMGGPVSGASMNPARSLGPALVSGNLSTLWIYLTAPIIGTWLARPTCRMIQGNECCHVKDETTGKE, encoded by the coding sequence ATGTTCAGTTCAAGAAAAAATACCTGCATAGCCGAAACGATCGGTACTTTTGCGCTGGTCTTTGCCGGTTGTGGCGCGATCATCGTCAATGACCTGTTTGGAGCACAGCTTGGCCATACTGGAATCAGCATGGTTTTCGGTCTCACTGTCATGGCAATGATCTACTCGATCGGAAACATTTCCGGAGCCCATATCAACCCTGCTGTCACTTTGGGTTTCTATTTTGCCGGGAGAATACAAAAGCAGGAGATTCTACCCTATATCACCTGCCAGTTTATCGGCGCTCTTCTTGCTGCAGGGTTGTTAAAACTGCTTTTCAGCTCCCATGAATCACTGGGGGCGACACTTCCTTCAGGGGGACTAATCAATGCCTTCGTTCTTGAGGTTGTTCTCTCGTTTTTTTTGATGTTCGTCATTCTGAACGTGTCAACCGGTCATATGGAAAAAGGTATTATGGCTGGCGTGGCTATCGGCGGCACTGTTGCCTTTGAAGCCCTTATGGGTGGTCCTGTGAGCGGTGCTTCGATGAACCCAGCCCGCTCTCTCGGACCAGCGCTTGTTTCAGGAAACCTCTCCACCCTCTGGATATACCTCACTGCACCGATCATAGGTACCTGGCTTGCACGTCCGACTTGCCGCATGATACAAGGCAATGAATGCTGCCACGTAAAAGACGAAACAACAGGTAAGGAATAA
- a CDS encoding arsenate reductase ArsC encodes MHKIRILFLCTGNSCRSQMAEGWARYLHGDIFEPYSAGTEIHGMNQNAIRVMTEAGIDISSHHSKNVEEVQNIPFDVIITVCDHAHENCPFFPGSAKRIHAGFDDPPRLAQSINDPEKKLDCYRKVRDEIRDFIAQLPDALQTVFQTQG; translated from the coding sequence ATGCATAAAATCAGGATTCTTTTTCTTTGCACCGGCAATTCCTGCAGAAGTCAAATGGCCGAAGGCTGGGCACGATATTTGCATGGGGATATTTTCGAGCCCTATTCTGCGGGAACCGAAATACACGGCATGAATCAGAATGCAATCCGTGTCATGACCGAAGCAGGGATAGACATATCCTCACACCACTCAAAAAACGTTGAAGAAGTGCAGAATATTCCGTTCGATGTGATCATTACGGTATGTGACCATGCACATGAAAATTGCCCGTTTTTCCCCGGATCGGCAAAGCGCATCCATGCCGGATTCGACGATCCGCCACGTCTTGCCCAATCGATAAACGATCCGGAGAAAAAACTCGACTGCTACCGGAAAGTTCGTGATGAAATCCGGGATTTCATCGCACAGCTACCCGATGCCCTCCAAACCGTTTTTCAAACCCAGGGCTAA
- a CDS encoding alpha/beta fold hydrolase yields MTEEQITQPTEKFLAYREKLNKREAAGKREDSLNVEYEKGLIAKSCFIELNGVVHHYHDSGPGSTGETVLLVHGWDCWWMWWHHIIRFLNERGIRTIAYDLKGHGWSDNDPRNDYSIDSFAENLEALVDKLKLEKFHIAAFSFGPFIALHYAKQRPEKILSMAFFNFGYLENNRFVEKMAPATLNFTFNNLLRKITWWLPAYVFARLVLSRNTVLFHDVQIGFESLALCAPEAIEQSTSQITSMEVTESLVGFVEALQVPVLFAAGDGDSIMTPENTKKLAGYCRKGIFVNVPACGHLITLELPETAGGLIFEHIKHCMPENVSF; encoded by the coding sequence GTGACAGAAGAACAAATAACGCAGCCTACGGAGAAATTTCTGGCTTATCGTGAAAAGCTCAACAAACGTGAGGCTGCCGGGAAACGGGAAGATTCCCTGAATGTAGAGTACGAGAAGGGTTTAATCGCAAAAAGCTGTTTTATCGAGTTGAACGGAGTCGTTCACCACTATCATGATTCGGGACCGGGCTCTACCGGTGAGACTGTTCTTCTTGTTCATGGTTGGGATTGCTGGTGGATGTGGTGGCATCATATTATCCGCTTTCTTAATGAAAGAGGTATAAGAACCATTGCGTATGATCTCAAAGGGCATGGCTGGTCGGATAATGATCCCCGAAATGATTATTCGATAGATTCTTTTGCCGAAAACCTTGAGGCACTTGTAGACAAGCTCAAGCTTGAAAAATTTCATATTGCGGCATTTTCATTCGGCCCTTTTATCGCGCTTCATTACGCAAAGCAACGCCCTGAAAAGATTCTTTCGATGGCGTTTTTCAATTTCGGTTATCTTGAGAACAACCGCTTTGTAGAAAAGATGGCGCCGGCAACATTGAATTTCACATTCAATAATCTTTTACGGAAAATCACTTGGTGGTTGCCTGCGTATGTATTTGCCCGTCTCGTACTTTCCCGCAATACCGTCTTGTTCCATGATGTTCAGATTGGTTTTGAAAGTCTCGCTCTTTGTGCTCCTGAAGCCATTGAACAGTCAACAAGCCAGATAACCTCCATGGAGGTTACGGAAAGTCTCGTTGGTTTTGTCGAGGCTTTGCAGGTTCCGGTACTGTTTGCGGCCGGTGACGGAGACAGCATCATGACCCCTGAGAACACCAAAAAACTTGCTGGGTATTGCCGGAAAGGCATTTTTGTCAATGTGCCGGCTTGCGGACATCTTATCACGCTTGAACTTCCTGAGACTGCAGGTGGTTTGATTTTCGAGCACATCAAACATTGTATGCCTGAAAATGTATCTTTTTAG
- a CDS encoding phosphoribosylanthranilate isomerase, translating to MTRIKICGITNLDDALAASMAGIHALGFNFSKSSPRYIHPKDARKIIDGLPPFVSCVGVFVEQEPAEINAICKNCNLDLAQLHSERYTPETALAITSAKVIRVFRAGPDFSMKEVIMFAEKTGFRSFLFDAYRPDQAGGTGTTIAKQTAQKIFTKMESIGHGILAGGLNPLNVTEAIRTVKPYAVDTASGVEESPGKKDHQKIIDFVHAVKKAEKAPSIS from the coding sequence ATGACAAGAATTAAGATTTGCGGAATAACGAACCTCGATGATGCCCTTGCCGCAAGTATGGCAGGAATCCATGCTCTCGGGTTCAATTTCAGCAAATCAAGCCCGCGCTATATTCACCCAAAAGACGCACGAAAAATCATCGATGGACTCCCTCCCTTTGTTTCCTGTGTCGGAGTATTCGTCGAGCAGGAACCGGCTGAAATCAATGCCATATGCAAAAACTGTAACCTCGACCTGGCTCAGCTCCACTCCGAACGCTATACTCCGGAAACAGCCCTCGCGATTACAAGCGCAAAGGTCATACGGGTATTTCGAGCCGGGCCGGACTTCTCGATGAAAGAAGTCATAATGTTTGCCGAAAAAACCGGATTCAGGTCATTTCTTTTCGACGCCTATCGTCCAGATCAGGCTGGAGGAACAGGAACCACTATAGCAAAACAGACAGCGCAAAAGATCTTCACGAAGATGGAAAGTATCGGCCATGGTATACTCGCCGGCGGGCTCAACCCTCTGAATGTTACAGAAGCAATTCGGACAGTCAAACCTTATGCAGTCGATACCGCAAGCGGAGTGGAAGAATCACCTGGGAAAAAAGATCATCAAAAAATCATTGATTTCGTCCACGCTGTCAAAAAAGCCGAAAAAGCACCCTCGATATCCTAA
- the ahcY gene encoding adenosylhomocysteinase, translating to MTTDTEVLNYKVADISLADWGRKEIEIAEKEMPGLMATRRKYAGKKPLKGARIMGSLHMTIQTAVLIETLVDLGAEVRWASCNIFSTQDHAAAAIAAAGIPVFAWKGETLEDYWWCTRQALSFADGKGPNVIVDDGGDATLMIHLGYKIENEPAMLDKTPGNAEEQALYGQLREVFEADNQHWHKIAPEVRGVSEETTTGVNRLYQMMEKGELLFPAINVNDSVTKSKFDNLYGCRESLADGIKRATDVMLAGKVVVVLGYGDVGKGCAHSMRSYGARVVVTEIDPICALQAAMEGFQVSTMEDAIKEGNVFVTTTGNKDVITLEHMTQMKDEAIVCNIGHFDNEIQVDKLNSYAGAKKTNIKPQFDKYTFDDGHSIYLLAEGRLVNLGCATGHPSFVMSNSFTNQTLAQIELWTKEYATGVYCLPKKLDEEVARLHLEQLGVNLTRLSQEQADYIGVPVDGPYKPEHYRY from the coding sequence ATGACAACTGACACTGAAGTACTCAACTACAAAGTGGCAGACATCTCTTTAGCCGACTGGGGGCGAAAAGAAATTGAAATCGCAGAAAAAGAGATGCCGGGCCTGATGGCTACCCGTCGGAAATACGCGGGCAAAAAGCCATTGAAAGGAGCCCGTATTATGGGTTCATTGCACATGACGATCCAGACCGCGGTCCTGATCGAGACCCTGGTTGATCTTGGTGCCGAAGTTCGCTGGGCAAGCTGTAACATCTTTTCGACTCAGGACCATGCCGCAGCTGCAATCGCGGCTGCAGGAATTCCGGTTTTTGCCTGGAAAGGGGAAACGCTCGAAGACTACTGGTGGTGCACCCGTCAGGCATTGTCTTTCGCAGACGGAAAAGGCCCGAATGTCATAGTCGACGACGGAGGCGATGCAACCTTGATGATACATCTCGGTTACAAGATCGAGAATGAACCCGCGATGCTTGATAAAACACCTGGCAATGCCGAAGAACAAGCATTGTACGGTCAGCTCAGAGAAGTTTTCGAGGCCGATAACCAGCATTGGCACAAGATTGCTCCTGAAGTCAGGGGCGTCTCCGAAGAAACGACAACAGGTGTCAACAGGCTCTACCAGATGATGGAGAAAGGGGAGCTCCTCTTCCCCGCCATCAACGTCAACGACTCGGTCACCAAATCAAAGTTCGACAACCTTTACGGATGCCGTGAATCACTTGCCGACGGCATCAAACGCGCCACGGATGTTATGCTTGCCGGCAAGGTAGTTGTCGTTCTCGGTTACGGGGATGTCGGTAAAGGCTGTGCCCATTCAATGCGCTCTTACGGAGCAAGAGTTGTTGTTACCGAAATCGACCCTATCTGCGCTCTTCAGGCAGCCATGGAAGGCTTTCAAGTTTCCACCATGGAAGACGCCATCAAGGAAGGCAACGTTTTTGTTACCACAACCGGCAATAAAGACGTTATCACGCTCGAACATATGACGCAGATGAAAGATGAAGCCATTGTCTGCAACATCGGGCATTTCGATAACGAAATTCAGGTAGACAAGCTCAACAGCTATGCCGGTGCGAAAAAAACAAACATCAAGCCGCAGTTCGACAAGTATACCTTTGACGACGGACACTCGATCTATCTGCTTGCTGAAGGTCGCCTGGTCAATCTCGGCTGTGCAACCGGCCACCCATCGTTTGTTATGAGTAACTCTTTTACCAATCAGACCCTGGCACAGATCGAGCTCTGGACGAAAGAGTACGCGACAGGGGTATATTGTCTTCCGAAAAAACTCGATGAAGAGGTTGCACGACTACACCTCGAACAGCTGGGAGTCAATCTTACCCGACTTTCACAGGAACAGGCCGATTACATCGGAGTTCCCGTAGACGGACCATACAAGCCCGAGCACTATCGATACTGA
- the metK gene encoding methionine adenosyltransferase — protein sequence MTQSRYFFTSESVSEGHPDKVSDQISDAVLDEFLRQDPNSRVACETFVTTGQVIVGGEVTTKGIVDIQKLSRKVVEQIGYNKGEYMFEANSCGVLSALHSQSPDINRGVDRKEEIEDELDRVGAGDQGMMFGYACTETPELMPAAIQYAHALVKKLADIRKAGETMTYLRPDSKSQVTLEYIDGVAKRVDAVVVSTQHDPEPEGCSEQEWQDIIKKDIIENVVKEVIPAEMLDENTKFHINPTGRFEIGGPHGDTGLTGRKIIVDTYGGAAPHGGGAFSGKDPSKVDRSAAYASRHVAKNIVAAGLAEKCTVQVSYAIGVARPVSVYIDTHGTAVNGLGDAEIQEKAEQIFDLRPAAIISHFSLDNPQGWCYQDTAAYGHFGRSVFPWEKTDKVEELKQAFSL from the coding sequence ATGACACAGTCAAGATACTTCTTTACTTCAGAGTCTGTATCAGAAGGGCATCCGGATAAGGTTTCAGACCAGATCTCCGATGCAGTATTGGATGAATTTCTTCGTCAAGACCCGAATTCCCGTGTCGCATGCGAAACATTTGTAACCACCGGTCAGGTCATTGTCGGTGGAGAAGTAACGACAAAAGGTATTGTAGATATACAGAAGCTTTCAAGAAAAGTCGTCGAACAAATCGGGTACAACAAAGGCGAATACATGTTTGAAGCCAATTCCTGCGGTGTACTCTCAGCGCTTCACAGTCAGTCACCCGATATTAACAGAGGAGTTGACCGCAAAGAAGAAATTGAAGACGAACTCGACAGAGTCGGTGCCGGCGACCAGGGAATGATGTTCGGTTACGCTTGTACCGAAACCCCGGAACTGATGCCTGCCGCCATACAGTACGCTCATGCACTGGTTAAAAAGCTTGCCGATATCCGCAAAGCCGGCGAAACAATGACATACCTTCGTCCGGACTCGAAAAGCCAGGTAACTCTTGAATATATTGACGGAGTCGCAAAAAGAGTCGATGCAGTTGTTGTTTCGACCCAGCATGACCCTGAACCGGAAGGCTGCAGCGAACAGGAATGGCAGGACATCATCAAAAAGGATATTATCGAAAACGTTGTCAAAGAAGTCATTCCTGCAGAAATGCTCGACGAGAACACCAAATTTCATATCAATCCGACAGGGCGCTTCGAAATCGGCGGACCTCATGGTGATACCGGTCTGACAGGACGCAAAATCATTGTCGATACTTACGGTGGTGCCGCTCCTCACGGTGGTGGCGCATTCAGCGGCAAAGATCCATCAAAAGTAGACCGTAGTGCAGCCTATGCATCACGCCATGTTGCCAAGAATATCGTAGCGGCAGGCCTTGCTGAAAAGTGTACCGTTCAGGTTTCCTATGCAATTGGTGTTGCCCGTCCCGTTTCAGTATACATCGATACACACGGTACAGCGGTAAACGGCCTCGGTGATGCTGAAATCCAGGAAAAAGCCGAACAGATTTTCGATCTCAGACCCGCCGCAATCATTAGCCACTTCAGCCTGGACAACCCTCAAGGTTGGTGTTACCAGGATACGGCTGCTTACGGTCATTTCGGTCGTTCTGTTTTCCCATGGGAAAAAACCGATAAGGTTGAAGAATTGAAGCAAGCATTTAGTCTGTGA